The sequence AACGCCGGTCGTATCGGTCGCTTTGCCGGTCGTGACCGGTCCTGAGCCGGCATCGCGGTTGGCCGTGTTGCAGGGACCGGCCAAGGCGATGGTGGAGCTGACCGCCAGCATGGCGCCGATCAGCATTGATCTCGTAAGCATGACAATCTCCTTGCTGCAGTGCCGGCTCATCCCAGGCGGAGCCGGCTTCCGCCATTTGCGCTCCCTCATCGCGACCATTCCGCGGGAGTGACGTTTGTCGCCTCTCGCGAAGGTTTTTCGTCTAATTGCGCAGGGCGGCGGACGTTCCCAAAGCTGGCGAAACTTGCAAGCCTGGCCGGGCGCGCTGATGCAGATCAATGCAAGGCAGCAGTGCTGCCCCGCACCTATTCCGTGAACCGATCGGAGGATTCTTCGGCGTTGTCGGCCGGATCGGCCGAAAGCTCCCGCTCCGCTTCATGCCAGAACTTCTCCTGCTGTCCTTCCGGCTTGCCTGCCAATTCCCAGAGCTGATGTGCACGGGTCCGGATGCTATCCTCGGTCGGCTTTGCCATGAGTTCTCTCGCCAAGATTTGCCGTCCAGCTCAGTTCGCCTTGGTGCGTGGATCCTGTCCGGTTCGACAATAGGGAACGGCGGACGATCCCGCGCGTTCCAACACCGTGGCCTTGCGCAAGGACGTCAACGCCAAGCGTGCATCCGTTAGATGATGCCGCCCTGCCGAAGCGCCGCAATCGCAGCCGCGTCGTAGCCGAGTTCCGCCAGCACGCTCTCGGTATGCTCGCCGAGCGTCGGCGGGCGGCTGGCGATTTCGCCCGGCGTTTCCGACAGGCGGACGGCGGCGCGGGCGACCGGCGCACTCTTCGGCAAGCCCGGATAATTCACCTCTTGCAGGAAACCGGCGGCGCGGATGTGCGGATGATCCAGCGCCTGTTGCGGGCTCAGCACCGGCCCGGTCGGAATCATCGCCTCGCCCAATGCGTCGACGGCCTCTTGCGTGGTGCGCATCGCGCACCAGCGCGCCATCCGTTCGCTGATGACGGGACCGTTGTTGCCGCGGCTGATGTCGTCGGCAAAGCGCGGATCGTTCAGCCAAAGCTCCTCCTCGCCCATCAGCCTCGCCCAGCGCTTGAACAGCGGCTGGCCGGTGACCTGGCACAGCACCCAGCCGTCCTTGGTGCGGTAGATGTCGGCGGGAGCGGCGGTCTGACCGAGATTGCCCGTCGGCACGCGGTTGACGTTGATGACGGCCTGCTCGATCAGCGTGGCATTGGCGAAGGACAACGCAGTTGCGAGCAGCGCGCCCTCGACGACCTGCCCGCGTCCGGATTTGCCGCGCTCGATCAGCGCGGCCAGCGTGCCGAACGCACAATGCAATGCGGTGCCGAAATCGACCCAGTTCACTGCGGCCCGGTACGGCGGATCGCCCGCGCCGGTCATGTACACCGCGCCCGACATGACCTGTCCGACGCCGTCGAAGCCGACCCGGTCGGACCACGGCCCCGGCCCGCCGAATGCGGTCGCCGTGGTCAGGATGATGTCGGGCTTGATCACCTTGAGCTGCTCGTAATCGAGCTTCATCGCGCGCAGGGTCTGCGGCGGCAGATTGGCGACAACGACGTCCGCGGTGGCGATCAGGCGGCGCATCACCTCCTGTCCCTCAGGCTTCATCGGGTCGAGCGTGATGCACTTCTTGTTGCGGTTGACCTGAAGAAACAGCGCGCCTTCGCCGTTCTCGCCGACCGGCGCCACGAAGCGGTCCTCGCTGCCGTCGCGCTTCTCCACGCGGATGACCTCGGCGCCGAATTCTGCCAGCAATGTCGCGCAATAGGGGCCTGCGATATAGCGCCCGAAATCGAGCACGCGCACGCCCTCCAGAACTCCCCTCATCGATCTTTTCCCTTATCCGGTGTTCTCGCCAGATTACAGGGACCGGCTGCCACGGCAAGGCCGCGGCGGGCATGCTGCCCTGCGCCCAAGATGTGATCGGCGCCCCGCTTCGGCTGGCGGGGCTGGATCAGCACGAGGGATAGAAGCGGCGCCAGCTGGCGCATTCAACGACTTCGAGGTGCATTTGGAAAAAGCACGAGGCTCGCGAAACCGTCCTCTTTGGACGATCGAAAAAGCTGCTATCTTCTCGAAAGACAAGTGCAGCACAGCTCGTGGCCGCCATGACCACGGCCCGGAGACATCGTGATGAAGAAGTGCGTTTATTGGGCCGCGGCGGCGGTCTGTCTCGCCGCCTCCAGCTCCGCAGCCGAGGCTCGCTCGGCTTATGACGGCACCTGGGATCTCGTCTTCGTGACGCAGCGAGGTGCATGCGATCCGACGTACAATTTCTCCGTCAACATCACCGACGGCATCGTGACACATCCGAACCTGGTGAGGTTCAGGGGCTACGTCGCAAGATCCGGGGCTGTCCGCGCCTCGGTGAGCGTTCAGGACAAGTTCGCCTCGGGCAGCGGCCGGCTTTCGGGTAACGCTGGCCGCGGACGGTGGAGCGGCTATTCCGGCACCGCGCGGTGCGCCGGATACTGGACCGCACGGCGCAACTGATCATCGGGCCTGCCGAAAGCGGCCATCCCGGCCGATAAGCACGACCAGATGATGGCGGCAGACCTCGAACCAGGCATGACGGTCGGGATCGCGCGGTGATGTCGAAGCACTGATCATTCCTGGTCTCTGCCGAACCGCGAGGGTGGCGGGGTCATTCGGCGGCGAGCGGCGTCAAATCGTGCGCTTCATGCAGGACGACGCCCGCCAGCGGATCGAACTGGTCCTCCCACGGCCTGCGCGCCAGCACCGCCCTGGTGTGCGCGTAGCCTGCGTCCCAGCGCAGCCGGATTCCGGCCTCGCTGAAATCGATGTCCTTGGTGTGATCATCGTGGTCGAGCTGCGGCGCCAGCAGTTGGATCACGTGCATACGGGTCTGGCAGCCGTAGCCGAGCAATTCCATGATTTCCGGGTTGCTGCTTTCACTTTTGGGAAGCCGCGATGCGAGTTCGTTGATGACGTGACGCAACCGATGCGTCTGCTGGTGGCGCGCAATCTGGCTCGCAATGCGGCTCGAATACTGGACGTCCTTGTGGCGGTTGAGGACATCGGCCATCGTCGTCGGCTCCGGCCCCACCGGATTCCACAGATGGACCGAGAAGATCACCGAATCCTTTCTCGGATTGTCATCGAACACCGCCTCGGTGGGGGTATTGGAGAGGATGCCGCCGTCCCAGTAGAGCTCGCCGTCGATACGCACCGGCGGAAAGGCGGGCGGAAGGGCTCCCGACGCCATGATGTGCCTGACATCGAGCTTTTCATCGCGGGTGTCGAAATAGCGCATCCGGCTGCTCCGTACATGCGCGGCGCCGACAGTCAGGCGCGGCTTGCCCTCGTTGATCAGCTCGAAGTCCACCAGCTCGGCGAGCGTGTGTTCGAGCGGTGCCGTCGAGTAGTAGCCGGCGTGGTCGGCACCCAGCGGGA comes from Bradyrhizobium diazoefficiens and encodes:
- a CDS encoding DUF2934 domain-containing protein translates to MAKPTEDSIRTRAHQLWELAGKPEGQQEKFWHEAERELSADPADNAEESSDRFTE
- a CDS encoding CaiB/BaiF CoA transferase family protein codes for the protein MRGVLEGVRVLDFGRYIAGPYCATLLAEFGAEVIRVEKRDGSEDRFVAPVGENGEGALFLQVNRNKKCITLDPMKPEGQEVMRRLIATADVVVANLPPQTLRAMKLDYEQLKVIKPDIILTTATAFGGPGPWSDRVGFDGVGQVMSGAVYMTGAGDPPYRAAVNWVDFGTALHCAFGTLAALIERGKSGRGQVVEGALLATALSFANATLIEQAVINVNRVPTGNLGQTAAPADIYRTKDGWVLCQVTGQPLFKRWARLMGEEELWLNDPRFADDISRGNNGPVISERMARWCAMRTTQEAVDALGEAMIPTGPVLSPQQALDHPHIRAAGFLQEVNYPGLPKSAPVARAAVRLSETPGEIASRPPTLGEHTESVLAELGYDAAAIAALRQGGII